ATGACGTACCTTTTTCGTGGAGTTTCTTTCCGATAGATACATTCGCGTTTCTGACTGGCACAATTTCCACACTCGGGCTTTACAGCGTCGCAACGGATCTTCTTGGTCCGACAGGCCAGACATGCTTTTGCCAACGACTTGGGTGGTCGTTGACTGGGTCCATCGTCAGCGACCATTATCACGCCATTGCCCTGAGAAGACATGAGGCAGGGTCTTGCGAAATAGTGGAGAATATATGATATGGTTGATATGATAAGATCGTTGCAGATGGGCCCATCTCGAACGCAGAGTTGCAGAATTGCTTCAAACAGTACCTGAGGTTCGTGGGCCGGAGAAGAAAGCTCCGAACGGAATGTGGAGTCTTGTCTTTACCGAAGTAACCGAGCCATGACTCGGAGAATAAGTCTCCGGGTTGTCTGTTCCTTTCTCCACAATCAGCCACATGCTGCGAGAATGGGACCAATTGAAAGCAGTTCCACAGTGGCTTGATCGTCAATTCGGAGGATGAGTCCCCGCGACTTGAGTGGCGTAATCGCGACAACATCATTTTTTAAGGGATtgatataattatataaactctTCAGATCAGCATATTCCATAATTTATCATCTTTCCAATTACACATCACCCTCTGGATATCTTATTTATCCCAATTCCTAGTAAAATCACCCCTCACATTACCATGAGTCTTCCAAAGCAAGTCGATGTCCTTGTTGTAGGCAGTGGCAATGCCGGGTTTGCAGCAGCCCTCTCAGCAGCTCAGAACGGCGCAGGAAGTGTCCTCCTTATCGACAAGTGCCCCGAAAACTGGGTCGGTGGAAACTCCTATTTCACTGCTGGCGCCTATCGAATTGCCCATGGCGGACTGAAAGATGTCCTGCCAATTGTCAACAACGTCTCCCGGGAACAAGCGGAGAAAATTGATCTCGCTCCTTACACCGAGAAAGACTTTCAAAATGATATGGACAGAGTCTGCATGGGTCGCTCAGACCCTGAACTCTCAAAGAGCCTCATCCAAAACTCCAATGCTACCATCAAGTGGCTTGCTGCGAATGGAATACGATTCCAACTGTCCTTCAACAGGCAAGCATATGAGGTTGATGGGAGGATCAAGTTCTGGGGAGGCATGTGCATCAAGACCGAGGATGGAGGCAAGGGTCTCATTCAGGACTATCTTGCTGCCATCAAGAGGCACAATGTTCAAGTTTCGTGGTCAACTGGCCTTACGGGACTGAAGAAGCACTCCTCTGATGACGGCTATGACGTCCAAGTGTCACTCAATGGCGTCAAACGTACATTGAACGCTGGTGCTGTCATCTTAGCTGCTGGCGGTTTCGAGTCGAATCCTCAGATGCGAAGTCAGTTTCTCGGACCTGGCTGGGACTTGGCGATGGTTCGAGGTACACCTTACAATACTGGTGATGTTTTGGGACTGGCTATCCAACAACTTGGCGCACAAGCTGTGGGCAACTGGTCTGGCTGCCACTCTGTTGCTTGGGATGCCAATGCTAACCCCAACACGGGTGATCGAGAAGCTTCCAACGAGTACACCAAGTCAGGATACCCTCTCGGCCTCATGCTCAACGTTGATGGCGAGAGATTTGTTGACGAAGGTGTTGATCTTCGAAACTACACCTATGCCAAGTTTGGTCGTGCCATTCTCCAACAGCCCGAGCACCTCGCCTTCCAGGTCTGGGACTCCAGAACTAGCGGCTGGCTACGGGGAGAAGAGTACCGCGAGGAACGCGTTGAGCGCATTACTGCCAATACTCTGGAGGAACTGGCCGACAAGTGCGCAGAACGCGGTCTTCGAAACAAGGCTGCCTTTATTGACACTGTTCGTGAGTACAACGACGCGGTCTATGCTCACCGTCGCGAGAACCCCAACGTCAAGTGGGATCCCGCCATCAGAGATGGACTATCAACGCAGTCTTCCGCGAAGAAGCTTGCGTTAGCTAAGTCCAACTGGGCTCTACCTTTGGACAAGGGACCTTATGTAGCTGTCAAGGTCACATGCGGCGTCACCTTCACCTTTGGTGGTGTCAAGGCAGATCCTCAAACTGCTCAGTTGATCCATGGATCAACTGGTAGTCCAGTGCCAAACGTCTATGTTGCGGGAGAGATGGTGGGAGGCCTGTTTTACTCGAATTACCCTGGTGGAAGTGGCCTGACTTCAGGTGCTGTTTTTGGAGCCAAGGCTGGAAAAGAGGCTGCAAAATCTGTCGCGGGCGGCCGATCAATCTCAAGTCGGTTATAGACTAATCTTGCGAAGTTtggattttattaaaagagaCCTTAGAATTCTATATGGTTTAATTATTTCTTACATAAGTTTAACCAAAAATACACATAACAAGCCTCTCATGATAAGTTGACACGAGAATAATGGTAAATGTTGCAAAGAACAGCTATTTGCACCAAATTGAGCTCGTACTGGTGCCCGAGAGACCTGATCTTTTGAGACCCTGCCATGCGCCCACCTACACTATCAGAAAGCTTACTTCGGGACTTCTCAGAATCTCCAGCCAGTTCAGCCCATCCGGAGCATTGGCCCGTTCCCTCCAGATAAGCTCAAGCGTTTCCATCGCCGTATACAAAAAGCCCCATGGAAACAAACGCGACTGTCTTTTCATTCTATTCATTATCCACGCTTGCTGACTGGGATCACTTGTTTGAGCTCCAGCGATGAACGTTGGCCAAAAGGATGTCTTGAAATTGGGGTCCTTATCAGTTATGTGCCGGAGATGAAAGATAAGCCCTTGTTCCAGATCCTGCTCCGTATTTTCCGGTAGAAAGCTCTTCACCGAAGGAATCGCGTATATAATGTATAGACAGCATGCCATTTGATGTGTATATCCAGTGTGTATCCGACTTGAGATATCTGTGACCTGCCGACCAAGAGGCACTTGCTGGATATTCCGAGACCACGATTCGACGTTGAATGTCATGGCGCCCATGAATAGTTCGAGGCCTTTCGCAGCCATTCTATCCGCACCGTCGTTGTTGGTTGACTGCTTCTGCAAGATGATTGCAGTTGACCACAGAATCTGGAGGATCTCAGCAGGGCAGCAAATAAAGCTGTTCCGGGCGGCATAGTGAATGGCAGATGACGCGATCGTAGTGTTGAGGGCAAGAGAGGACTGTGGAATTTGGTCCATGAATGTCAAAGCGAATACATAAAAGCTGACAAATCAGTCAACGCCCCGTCGTCTCGAGGGATAAGAACAAAGCTTACATGTAACAATCTGATATGACAAAGTCCTTGAGCATCTCGCCCACGCTGGTAGCTGGCTGAGCATAGCTTAACAACCAGCCGATCCCGTCGAGATGTGCCTTGGAGCCATGTTTTCCCGAGTCGATCATGTCGGCGGTTACAAGAAGCATCGCAGCAGTCAGTACCATATCACGTCCATGGATATCCAGGTCCTGGAATGCCATGCGTAGAAGATACAGCGCCTTTTGTTTGGCCGCCAATGCATCAAGCATAGCTCTCCGAGACGGATCCCAGTTACTGGCGTGGTGTGGTGTCACCAGCGACTTGTCGGTATCTGGTCTTAGAACATTGGACATATGTAGAGCTGCGGCTGTGATCATCGTGTACTGCAAGACGGGGCTGCAGTATCCCATAGGCAACAATCTCGGGAATGGATTGTGGCCTGGTAAGTCTATTGCTACAAGCTGAGGACAAAGGCCATTCGCAACTGTTTATTTTTAGTCAGCAAGTAGCATAGAAAGACGGACAGGGAACGACGAACAGTATGATAAATAATAACGATCGCTTGAGCTCATGTCGCTGAACAAAGGATCAGTTAAGTTGCCGGAAAGAGGTACACTATCATCGAAATCCAGATTTGGAACATAATTGATGCTGATGTCCTGATTGGCATTGGTTATAGTCAATCTCCTTGCATCTGCCTGTGTCTGACTTGATGATAGATGATCCAGGTCCTGTAAAGGTATCTTTTTGCCAGACAACTTCCCACGACTGGCTATAGAATCCGTCCATCTCCATATTGTACCATATCCGAGACATTCCTGGCCCAATGATTTGCACTTGCGACAAGAGGGGACTGATCCATCACAGCGGAACCTTTTTCGTCGACAGTTGTGACATCCATTCGGGTTTGTGCGCGGTGGACCCATGCGGATTTACGCTCAACATATGCACAGGCTGGTAAGAATGATTTGATTGTAGCTCTCTGAAAGCTGAGTGGAAGTCTGAGATCAAATGATAGCTAGATacaaagaggaggagaatcaGAAGTCTCCAGATCCAGCCCAATCGTGACGGACCCAGTTTTCCAGAATGGAGTAATGCTTGAGCCAGTAACATCCGACCAACGGATATAACAGCTTGGGTACAggctttaaatatattatgCACTGTAGCTCACTATGAGTCGGTACCTCTgataagctatatttatcACAAAATTAGAAGTACAACATGTTAAGAGATACATATTCCAGCCCCTCTTGCGACAAATCAGAATATCTCAAAAGATGGGTATAACCTCTGATAAGCCTCTTGTAGAGTAAGTAGCAGCCTTTGCACTGTACGGGCCCAATTTAATACATCTGATCGCAGCCTATACGTTAAACCCGTTGCCAAGGATCCATTGGTATGTCGTTCCTACAGGATCAATCAAATCATTTTTACAATTGCTTGAcatttaaaaaatagaatgCGGCTTATTTTATCAATTCATTCtgttaatttttttttaaattatcatttttaaaaaagattTTCTAATATCTTTATCCTACTTTATCAAGATTTCCTttagtcatcatcatcattatgtTTGGAAATACTGCCTATAATAATCTTAGGGACGTGGTCATCGCAGTGTTTGGTATCGACAATGTCGCTAAGCATATTTGTTAGATCTTAACAACTCTCACAAATAAACATCATACTTACTATTCTACCCCTCTGTGCATCCTTTTGCAATCGTCGTCGAGAAACTTGAGCCGCTTCGACCCTTGAGGGTCACGACCGAATTGAATGAATTGGAACATGAGGTCTGCGGGCTTTGCCTTTTTCTCGATCAAGAGCTGAATAGATTCATGAATGACCTCGTCCACTTCGGGATTATGTGCTGGGTCCCATATCCCATCAGTGAAGATATAGATGCCAGTCGGTTTCATTCCATTCGCCTCGACCCGGTCCATCACGTCCTTCAAACACTTCTTCATGTCACACCATCCAATGACTGGTGCTTTATTCCTAATCTTGGCCTCGACATCGGAACTGTTTTGGCACTTTTGAGGGTTGCAGGAATCGGAGGCAAAATAGAGATCCATACCATCTTTGTCAGACACTTTGACTGAGTAACTGATCACTCTGGCGGTCTGCACAACGTTTCCCCTGTGCTCTCTCATAGACTCATAATCATCGATCACCATAATCTAATTAGTGAGCATTTAATGTCAGTGCAAAAATCGCGCTAATGGGAAGTGGTTGCACGTACTTGATCTCGTCCACCATGACGATTAATTTGGTTCCGAGCATTCTGCATGCCTGGAAGATTCATCCCAGCATCGGATCGTTGACTTTGATGCCTCCTGAAGTTTGTCCAATTTCTCTTAGTCTTCAGTGCCTCGTAAACCTCCCACACTGGTACTTTTCTCTCACCACTGTAAGAACTCATCCTGTTCCTCACAGGATAGATGTCTTCGGGAGTTATTGACCTCTGTAGTGGGGGACCTGACTTCTTGTCGATCATGTATATGGCTCGCGCCTTAGCTTGCATCGCCATCAATCGCATTGATTCTTCCACCATCATGTACTTGAGAATGAACTTGCTAATGCAGGGGGAGATGAAGTCTCCaccaaccttgtccttgagaaccTCTGTGTGAAAGTCTTTAACAGCGGGAAGTATTTTGCGGCCGTCGTGGAAGCATGCATCGAAACCGGCTTCCGTGACGTAACTAAGCTTTGCAATTGCGTCCTTCCTCTTTACACGATATCTCTCTCGGCACTCATCCCCTCCTATGGACCAGGCGAGAAAGTCGCTGTAAACAGCCCCGAGTGACCACAAGTCCGCAACAGGGTTAAGGTGAGGTCTGATTTCGCTCATAATCTTGAAGTTAGAGTAAGCCTCAGGGGCCGCTTTGACAGAATATTGCGTTAGTCGAATTCTGGAGAGGTTTGACAGAAAGAGCACCCACAATACATTCGATTGCCTTCATTATCTATAGGCACCTTGACGCCCTCGCCACCATTTGTTCTGACAATTTCAGCCAGGCCAAAGTCCGCAAGCTTGAATAAGACGTCGTAGGCTGAGGTCCCCTCCTCTCGAAATACCAAAATATTCGCTGGCTGGATATCATGGTGGATCCTTATCAATGGTCAGGGCTGCAGTAGGGAAGAACGAAGGGAGTACATCGTAAACCTACCCAGAAAGGGATCTAGAATCATGCTTGTCTGGATTGTGAAGCGTGTAAAGGCCATCTAGCAGCACCAATAGGCGCTTCCAAAGCAATTCTAGATCGTTAGGGTTATCTGGGGgtgtcttcttgaagaattcAAGTAGAGAGCCTTCACGGGTATATTCTAAGACAATGATTCGCTTGTTGGTTTCGGGATATTCGAAGGAGCCATAGCATTTCGTAATACTGATCTCGTTGAATCTTCTAAGCCTTGTGTACACGTTGGCTTCTCTACTGTAGAGTTGTCTTGTATCAATGCCTTCATAAATCTTGAAAACAGCTTCCTATCAAGCCCAAACGGTTAGTTAAGTgaaataactatatattgGGAATTTATACTGACTCGGGGAATAGATTCACAATAATCTTCATCTATATTGACCACTTGTATCCGCGCTGCAGGCGAACTCCAGCCTTCTCTCGTCAGTTGGGCCTCGTATCGAAGTGGTAATATCTGGCGCGCTGGTAGTTGTCGCTCGTCGCTTTCCAGTCTGGGAAACGCCCATGGGCAAAATTGCCATTGCTGGATCAGGAACTCATCAAGACAGCCACGCCACTCAGGAAGGAGATGGTTCGTTCCTAAAGGTAGGTTGCTGTCGTTAATTCCCGGCTTTGAGAAAAGGCTAATGTTCCCTAATTTTCCAATAAAGACTAGGATAGAAAATATGCGAAGATACATCTGTCTGATTGTATCAACTGACACTGCGATTGGGGGATCGATAGTGCTTATGATCTCGCAGAGGGTTGTCGGGGACCAGTAATTTTCGAGTTGGGTGCCAGATACGTACTTCTTATCTTCGCCGAAGCCGTTGACACCAGTCCTGGCGTTGATTTCTACCCACTGACGAAATTCGACCTCCAATGGTTCAGTCATGGTGACAAATCTGTCGAGTTGTGCTGACAGCGTAACCAGACGGGGCTCATAGGCAAGAGGGAGGAGAATGTCGTAGCAATATATGAATACAGCGCGGCATTTTGGTTTGCATTCCGACAGGGCTCAATCATTTTCAACGCAGCGTCAGGCTGATCCGCCAAGGCAATCAAGGCTGGGAGGCATCGGCTGCAATATTCTTTTGGGTGTCCAGAATGGGGACAACGCAAACGCCACCAACTCAGCCCACAGCCCCATTCTACCATAAGAGATCCGAACTTTGTATGGCAATGACTGCAACTGGtgctcttggctggctgaacAAGCAGGACGCCCCTCACAGTATAACACAGTAATCACAGTACAGCCCCTATGGACCTGTTGTAGTGTTGCAGGGCCTGATTTCACTATCACATCAGACTGCTCACCTGCAGGTCTCACCATCGGCGGCTAACAGTTTACCCATTCGACCCACTGTACAACTCGTGTGTGCTGGATTAACTGGCCTGGGATATCACACGGCCTGAACGCTGGTGGAGGTGTTGCGCCAAATATTACGTATGTTGAACACATCTCCAAGGCCCCCTTACATGATCGGTCTGACAGAAGGGCAGATTTCTACCATTTGGTACTACTAGTATGATTTGATATAGTCAAAATGAGTAACTAAGATACTCTGCATAATTTAATCTATCGATCTAACAACAGGCATACAAAAGAAATACaaaaaagaagcttgcgCCGAATTTCGCTGGCCGAGCAATAGAGCAACTTTCTACTCAAACATTTTCGAGCACAATCCGCCGACGTGCTCTGCGTGATAGGCATCTAAATACCAAAATCCACAGCAGAAAGGTAAGTGCCATTAGAGGGAAGCATATTGCAGAAAACAGCCGGAAAGCTTTATCGTGAAATGTGACTGCATTGTCCACACTGGTCGCATTTCTGTTCACCTCCACAAGTCCACTTTGGAAGAACGTCTAGAAAAGAATAAGTCTGGAAACGCGAGGGCTTAATGGCAGTAACTTACAGCCGCAAACATTGCAGGAAGGAATGCCAGTGTTACGCAAGTGATAACATGCATTGAGATAGTTTCCTTCTCAGTTTTGTATGCAATGCGCTCCATCTTCTGGGATTGACCATATGAAGTTTCAGTGAAGATGCGACCGATCTGTACATTGCGATATTGTAGTATATCATCGAACTGCAATGTATGTGATCAGCAGGGGAGGATACCGGAATATTCGATGTGCTTTACCAATGCTTTCCCGTCTTGGAGCCATGCCAGCAGCGAATTTACCTGCGTCATACGAATTTCGAGATTTTTTCTAATACGCTCAACCCGCCGCGCAAATGACAGAATATCCTCCATGCAATCCTCCTTGAGAGATTTGGGAAAACCGCGCTGAGATGGCAAGTTCTGGTAACGCTCTGCAATATCGCGCAGGGCTTGATGGTTAAGCTCCATCACCAAACGATAACTCTCCAATTGCTCAGTCATGTAGTGAAGATGCTGGAGTTCTCCAAAGGAAAAGGTATCGAGATTCTTGAGGTTCTCGAACTGTCTCTTTTGCACATAGTTATCGTCGTCTGCAGTCCCAAAGAGGTCGGAATCCTGCGAAACTCTATACTTGTAACGGCTAAGCGACTTGACAAGACTGCGAATCTTCCGTCCCCAGACCAAAGGCATTGGAGTTTGTTGCTTCTCATTTTCGCTGAGCTCAGTATGTCGCGCTGTCTGGGACCCCAGAGCTCGTCTTGCTGTGGCGCTGAACGCGGGAGGCTGAACAACTTGTGATGTTTGGGCCTTTACCAAGATATCGCGAACCTTGCTCTCACAATCACGAATACACGTTCGCCAATCTTCGTCGCACCACTCAAGCAAGATAAGATGAATGACAAGAGTAGCAGCAAAGGACTTTTGCAAGTCATCCTGTGTACCCAAGTCTAGTATTGCGGTGTCACCTGTTGCTTCTATGATTCTCTCCTTCAATAGTCCATTAGCCTTGATATTGATCCACAGTGCTTTACCTGAAATAAAGTCGAACGAGTGATACACAGCGGCCTGTCGGATATTCCACCTGCGCGATCCGTCGTCATTAGAGTCCCGCTCTACAGATCGCAAAAGATATTGTATGCGATGCTCACGTCCTGAGCGACCAAGTGTGGAGATGTTGATCAAGTTTGAGTCTTTTATACCAAGGGTATCATCGGCGTCGAAGCCTGTCATGTGGTAATCGGTCGGATAGTGCGTGGCACCAAAGGCAGAGACAAAGTCGATAAAGGTTGGTGGAACCTGGTGATATGACATGATGTGAGAAAAGCTATCGCGAGAGCAATTCAATGGGGCGCGCGAGGTTTCGGCCTGGAGGAAGCTACAGAATGTTAGCTGAAAGTATCGCGAGACATTTCGAGCAGTACGTCATACATAAACCGAGATTTTGGGTCTCCCCCACCCTTTTGAAGATGATTTCGGACAGATGGGCTGTTTCGAATCATCACTGTCCTGTAATctaaaggatattaaaaaCAATGCTCTATGCTAAAGTGGAGGTGCCGGGTGCTGACCTTTATCTCCATCATCTAGATCGTGGAAATAGATTTCTTCAAAGTCGAGATTGAACagtttcttttcttcgccATCGAGGTACTGACGGTAACGCTCTCGTGTGCTCTTCAACTGCTTGCGCTGTAAAAGGTTACATGGGTAAATTGCCTGGCGGTCGCAGCTGGCTCTCAAGGCCCCGTAAGCTCGCTCTGTGGGGTCGGAGGGCTCGAGGCCTACAAAGGCTTCTGGATAAGAGCTCTCGAATGAGCTTTTCGATGGGAAAATGGGTGAATCGTGGGCACTCATGTTGACCTTCGAGTAAAATTGATACAAAAGACAATTGCAATATAGCGGTTTTCATTTATGAAAAGAGCATGAATCAGATTCTGGTTTCGACACTTAACGGCCGTTGTATTTATCCATCTACTCAGCGCTCCTTACAGGGCCTACACAATAAACGAAAGCCGCCCGCACAACGGGGCACCACCACAGCCAACCACAACAAGTGTAACAAGTACAATAAGTACAAGCATATTACAGGCACTGTGTGGCAAATCCCTGTACGCCGATTCCACGCAGCCTTATTTCTTTTGAGCTCTCAAGCTGTCGATAGATGTTTTATGGCTCTGGAACGAGATGGATTAGCAGCACTAGTGTGATTAGACAGACCACAAACCTGAGTCAAGCTGCATCCATCCGGCAAGTTGAAAACGTAATGTCCATTGACAGCCTTTTTGTGAATCATGATCAGCTGAAACTGTCCTATAAAATCCACTCTTGGTGTGCTACATGTCTTACCTGGACTGTGATTGTATCATCATTGAATTCGGTGCGCAGCCACTTCTGAAGCGCGGATGCGGAAAGGCTGTAGTCAGTGCAGCGGgcttcagccatgatggttgTGTCATGCGTATGGAGCAAGTGCCTTGTTTACTTTCAATGACTCGCCTACGTTCACCAGGGCGGCTTTTTAAGGACCAAGAGCAACCAGCCCCAGACGGCAACGACCATAGCAAAGCTGGATTGGCGGCagcagagcctcatcttATCACCAACCGGTGAACATAATGTCTTGAATGAAGCCATACAGATCGTCCAGCTGAGGTCGCATGACCCATTGCATACATCATGTCAGCGAAGATGATGCAGTATACCAACTGCAGACATGGAAGTGATGAGTTTTACCGCCTATCGCAAACAGGTTGGCAACCCCTTGACAGCCCCCTTGACTCGTAGTGGGGAATAATTGGACGGCTGCATCTCTGTGGCGTCGGCCTGATGGGGGTTGTAGGTAGGCTGTCGGCTTAATGGACAAGAAAGAGCGTAAAGCCCCGAAATTGCGAGACATTGGGGCTATGTATGTTGTCTGGGCGATCATATCATTGTAGCAGCAGTTGTGTAACCCATTTTTTCGCGTAAACATGGCTATGCTGCTTTGTTGGTCGAGTGACTGTCAAGTCCTGCTAGCCGTGGTCTGGAGCCAACAGCCTCAGTGCTTTCGTGTCTGTTGTGTGACGCGAAATTCAGGATTTTTGAGGCACACTTAAAACTTAGCACCCTCTATTCTGAAGCCCCTATCATGCGGCCGTCGAGTTATTTTCATGAGAATTTGGATCTTGCTAGCTCTTCAGATACAAAGGAGGCCTCAACATCACATAGCCAGGTCGTTGTCATACATAACCTAGTCCACGAACTGGGATCCGTGGCTGATTCTGATAGAGATTGTATGCATTATCTTGAAGGGCTGCTGCAGAATAGCTCTCTATGACAGTACCTAGTCTAGAGGGGAAATAAAACACGAGACTGGATTTGGTGGTAGATCGGTGGATTTTGGTGTAAGCCAGTCTCATGtttccccccccccccccccaccgGAAGGCTAGTTCAGTAATATTACGCGGTCTCATGCATGTAATATAAGGTAGGAGAGTCGCTAATTCTTGCTTAAAATGGCACGTCTTGCATGGTGGTGGCGTATCACATGTGCGACGTGGCTCTCAGTCAGCGACAAGATGGAGCCTCATTGCTACCTGCCATTATTCACCTATGGTGTATGGAGTACAGCTATACGAATTAGACCACTTTCCGAAAAGCGCAAATCTTTATGTAGATGGTCATCCCAGCAGTAGTTgaagataatatatttatctattatCATAGACAGATTGCTTCTTCCAACTTTCAGCTTGCCCCTCTTTGCTCCTGGCGCCCAGTCAGACCTCCATGTCTCACAACCCCGCCTGGCTTGGCCTCCAATCCAAGGCGGAGTTGAGGCCTTCCGATGGTTACACAGCATACCTCAGGCATAACTGCAGTagttaaggtagttataacCTACCATTTACTTTCTTTAAGGGTTAATAATAGAACGCTATTTACGTTATTATTGAATACaaagaataatattataaaacaATATTTtagattattttatttaaaccttaagatttatatatactattctAGCTAGccttaagtctttagtttaaaCACTCTGAGCACCTTTAAAGTCCTCCTGAAACTCTGCAGCACTCTTCACGTGACCCCTAGAAGGAATAATCTTGTCCAAGATGACCTGGTGaagctcctcatctccatcgGCACAAGCGTCGCTGATGACTGTTGTTGCAAATTCAGCATCCGATGCCGTGACTGCCGTTCTCAAAACACAGCCAGAAGTGCTCAGGCCTGAGAGAACAAGAGACTtgatgcccttcttcttcagataGTCAAGCAAGCCTGGTGACTTGAGCGCCGAGATATGTCCCGGGACTCGGTGAAAGGTGAGCTCGTCATTGTCATCGGCCCGAAGTTCAGCTGGTTCGGGCTCTTCCAGGGTCTTCATGACTTGCAAGAGCCCTTGGAAGCGATCTACGCCTTTGCAGGCTGGGAATGGAGTGCCGTTTGCATCGATGAGGCAGTGAACGACAGTGATGTTGTGAGCCTTGGCCCAGTTTCGGAGTTCAACTGCGACCTTCAAGGCTGGCTCAGCAGTTGGACCAGCAACCTTCTCGATGAACAGGGTGTACCAATCAAGCAGGAGAAGGGCTGTTTCAGAGGGCCCGTAGGCACTTGGGGAAGATGCGTCGAGTGTAGTGGTAGACATGCTGATGATTTCAAAGCTGATTGCTGAGTGCTGAGTTAAGACAAGAATTAAAGCTTGGAGTATGATTAACCAGTGGTAGAATATGACTCTTATATAGTCCTCTGAACTTAATAAATGGACACTTCAGGACGATCAATGAACTTGAATATGGCTTCCTCGGCGATACATCCAGTTAACCCCGTCTGGCGTTATGAGGTTATCCCCAGTCGGTGCCGAATCGGCAAACCATTTCCTCGCCCCACTATAGGGTACCCAATATCTCTTTTTCTAATTATAGAGTGTAGCAAAGCGATCTAATTGTCTTTTAAAGGgtttaaaaaagataataaaattagaAGTATTCTAATGTAAAGCAGGCCACTGTATCTGGAAACTAAGAATTTCAGTATCTGAAATCGAAATGACTAGATTTccgttgttgctgttgaccTCTACAAATGGCTCAGAGCCGATAAGCCGTTCGTTATCACCCCAAGCAACCTTCCGAGTGTCGCAGAAAAGAGCCCAGTCTCCTCGATTGAAAACCCGTGTCAACTCCACCTTCCCTTTAGCGCCAGGTTCAAATACAGCAATATCAAACCGCAAAATGTTTTCTTTCGGTAAAAAGACGGCCCCGTAAACATCGACAGTCTGCCCAACCTCGTCCAGC
This genomic stretch from Fusarium fujikuroi IMI 58289 draft genome, chromosome FFUJ_chr09 harbors:
- a CDS encoding related to acriflavine sensitivity control protein ACR-2, with product MEMDGFYSQSWEVVWQKDTFTGPGSSIININYVPNLDFDDSVPLSGNLTDPLFSDMSSSDRYYLSYFANGLCPQLVAIDLPGHNPFPRLLPMGYCSPVLQYTMITAAALHMSNVLRPDTDKSLVTPHHASNWDPSRRAMLDALAAKQKALYLLRMAFQDLDIHGRDMVLTAAMLLVTADMIDSGKHGSKAHLDGIGWLLSYAQPATSVGEMLKDFVISDCYIFYVFALTFMDQIPQSSLALNTTIASSAIHYAARNSFICCPAEILQILWSTAIILQKQSTNNDGADRMAAKGLELFMGAMTFNVESWSRNIQQVPLGRQVTDISSRIHTGYTHQMACCLYIIYAIPSVKSFLPENTEQDLEQGLIFHLRHITDKDPNFKTSFWPTFIAGAQTSDPSQQAWIMNRMKRQSRLFPWGFLYTAMETLELIWRERANAPDGLNWLEILRSPEVSFLIV
- a CDS encoding related to fumarate reductase flavoprotein subunit precursor; its protein translation is MSLPKQVDVLVVGSGNAGFAAALSAAQNGAGSVLLIDKCPENWVGGNSYFTAGAYRIAHGGLKDVLPIVNNVSREQAEKIDLAPYTEKDFQNDMDRVCMGRSDPELSKSLIQNSNATIKWLAANGIRFQLSFNRQAYEVDGRIKFWGGMCIKTEDGGKGLIQDYLAAIKRHNVQVSWSTGLTGLKKHSSDDGYDVQVSLNGVKRTLNAGAVILAAGGFESNPQMRSQFLGPGWDLAMVRGTPYNTGDVLGLAIQQLGAQAVGNWSGCHSVAWDANANPNTGDREASNEYTKSGYPLGLMLNVDGERFVDEGVDLRNYTYAKFGRAILQQPEHLAFQVWDSRTSGWLRGEEYREERVERITANTLEELADKCAERGLRNKAAFIDTVREYNDAVYAHRRENPNVKWDPAIRDGLSTQSSAKKLALAKSNWALPLDKGPYVAVKVTCGVTFTFGGVKADPQTAQLIHGSTGSPVPNVYVAGEMVGGLFYSNYPGGSGLTSGAVFGAKAGKEAAKSVAGGRSISSRL